A genomic stretch from Argiope bruennichi chromosome 2, qqArgBrue1.1, whole genome shotgun sequence includes:
- the LOC129958209 gene encoding acetylcholinesterase-1-like isoform X2, with the protein MLHLFLLIVVVGIISGQNNQPEINTPFGKIIGKLVYFYNIPVNTFQSIPYAKPPTGELRFKKPQPIEPWREPLLAHKLPPGCVQYSANPSQWYDDLPGKTQDCLYLNIWTPHTAGLEEKKTVMFWIHGGAFRIGSSRLDYYDGTVLTALGDVVVVTMNYRLTAEGFLYSGTDDAPGNMGLLDILEALKWVKCNIKFFGGDENNITLFGQSAGAITIGMFMTSPLARGLFVRAILQSGSPANLDAEDNSKDFNLSQKISEAVGCASDGNSLKNNPKEILRCLRDKDALELARIELNVSDNPQRGLYPRYGDDILPFNAREALIKGKFENIDILIGNNHDEGSLLITKAMRDTFGLFGEKNPKINKTFGEQIIRNNFKSFADTDAVVNHYLGNLNEDDYDKILYQVHTASGDYARVCPSVYMAESVAKKENTVLYYYFVHRTSSAPWAPWVGVPHSDEIQYVFGFPLRYPSNYTESEQLLSLQMIKVWTSFAKSG; encoded by the exons ATGCTGCATTTGTTTCTCCTCATCGTCGTTGTTGGTATAATTTCCGGACAGAACAATCAGCCGGAAATCAACACACCTTTTGGGAAGATCATCggaaaattggtttatttttacaacattcCAGTAAATACATTTCAAAGCATACCCTATGCTAAACCACCAACGGGCGAGCTTCGCTTCAAAAAACCCCAACCCATAGAACCATGGCGAGAACCTCTTCTTGCTCATAAATTGCCTCCAGGTTGCGTTCAATATTCAGCGAATCCTTCCCAATGGTATGACGATCTACCTGGCAAAACACAGGATTGCTTATACTTGAACATTTGGACACCTCATACTGCCGgattagaagaaaagaaaactgtcaTGTTTTGGATTCACGGTGGAGCTTTCCGAATAGGTTCTAGTCGGCTGGATTATTATGATGGCACTGTCTTAACAGCTTTGGGAGATGTTGTAGTCGTCACGATGAATTATCGCTTAACTGCCGAAGGTTTCTTGTATTCTGGAACTGATGACGCTCCTGGTAATATGG GTTTATTAGATATTTTGGAAGCTTTAAAATGGgttaaatgcaatataaaattctttGGAGGAGATGAAAATAATATCACTCTTTTTGGACAAAGCGCTGGAGCCATAACGATCGGAATGTTCATGACTTCGCCTCTGGCTCGAGGCCTTTTTGTTCGGGCCATTTTACAAAGTGGATCACCAGCAAATCTGGATGCTGAGGACAATagcaaagatttcaatttaagcCAAAAAATATCGGAAGCTGTGGGTTGCGCATCTGATGGAAATTCGCTGAAAAACAATCCTAAAGAAATTTTACGCTGTCTGAGAG ATAAAGATGCCCTAGAACTCGCCAGAATTGAACTAAATGTGAGTGACAATCCTCAACGTGGTCTGTATCCAAGATATGGAGATGATATTTTGCCTTTTAATGCTCGTGAAGCTCTAATCaaaggcaaatttgaaaatattgatatccTTATCGGTAATAATCATGATGAAGGTTCACTTTTGATTACTAAAGCAATGAGAGATACATTTGGACTTTTCGGTGAAAAGAATCCCAAGATCAATAAGACGTTCGGTgaacaaataataagaaataatttcaaaagttttgcaGATACAGATGCGGTAGTAAACCATTACTTAGGAAACTTAAATGAAGATGACTATGACAAAATCCTTTATCAG gtGCACACAGCAAGTGGGGACTATGCAAGAGTATGCCCATCAGTTTACATGGCTGAAAGCGTTGCTAAGAAAGAAAATACAGTGCTATACTATTATTTCGTCCATAGAACATCCTCTGCACCTTGGGCACCTTGGGTGGGTGTCCCGCATTCCGATGAAATTCAGTACGTCTTTGGGTTCCCATTGAGATATCCGTCTAATTATACTGAAAGTGAACAACTTTTGAGCCTTCAAATGATTAAAGTGTGGACATCTTTCGCCAAAAGTGGGTAA
- the LOC129957416 gene encoding methylglutaconyl-CoA hydratase, mitochondrial-like — protein sequence MLLLKTFPILKPAYYLKNYLPFIKTVRNLSVSDYKGFILQRHSGEREGIITLGLNRPETKNALGKQTIASLFEVIDSIKYDKDARVLVIHSLVKGVFCAGADLKERAVMPEAEVGPFVAKIRQSITDLQDLPIPTIAALDGHALGGGLEMALACDMRVTASSAKMGLVETKLAIIPGGGGTQRLARIVGPAIAKELIFTARIIDGNQAFKIGLANHVVEQNSDGDSAFKKALELAEEIKSQGPIAVRLAKLAIDRGLDVDLRSGLAFEQAYYAQTIGTKDRVEGLKAFKEKRPPKYTAE from the coding sequence ATGTTGCTTCTTAAaacatttccaattttaaaacctgcctattatctcaagaattatttacCTTTTATAAAAACCGTGCGTAACTTAAGTGTTTCTGATTATAAGGGATTTATTTTACAACGTCATTCTGGTGAACGCGAAGGCATTATTACTTTGGGTTTGAATCGCCCTGAAACGAAAAATGCTTTAGGAAAGCAAACCATTGCTTCATTATTTGAAGTAATAGATAgtattaaatatgataaagatGCTCGTGTTCTTGTCATACATAGTTTAGTTAAAGGTGTCTTCTGCGCTGGGGCTGATTTAAAAGAACGTGCAGTCATGCCAGAGGCGGAAGTTGGACCTTTTGTTGCCAAAATTCGTCAGTCGATCACAGATTTGCAGGATTTACCCATTCCCACTATTGCTGCCCTTGATGGGCATGCTCTAGGGGGAGGATTAGAAATGGCACTGGCTTGTGATATGCGTGTTACAGCTTCATCTGCGAAAATGGGACTTGTGGAAACTAAACTTGCTATAATACCAGGTGGTGGTGGAACCCAAAGACTTGCAAGAATTGTTGGACCTGCTATtgctaaagaattaatttttactgcTCGTATTATTGATGGGAACCAAGCTTTTAAAATAGGTCTAGCAAACCATGTTGTGGAACAGAATTCTGATGGCGATAGTGCTTTTAAGAAGGCTTTAGAACTTGCTGAAGAAATTAAAAGCCAAGGACCCATTGCTGTTCGATTGGCAAAATTGGCAATTGATAGAGGTTTGGATGTTGACTTGCGAAGTGGATTAGCATTTGAGCAAGCTTATTATGCACAAACTATTGGAACTAAAGATCGTGTTGAAGGCTTAAAGGCTTTTAAAGAAAAGAGACCTCCAAAATATACTGCTGAATAG
- the LOC129958209 gene encoding acetylcholinesterase-1-like isoform X1 encodes MLHLFLLIVVVGIISGQNNQPEINTPFGKIIGKLVYFYNIPVNTFQSIPYAKPPTGELRFKKPQPIEPWREPLLAHKLPPGCVQYSANPSQWYDDLPGKTQDCLYLNIWTPHTAGLEEKKTVMFWIHGGAFRIGSSRLDYYDGTVLTALGDVVVVTMNYRLTAEGFLYSGTDDAPGNMGLLDILEALKWVKCNIKFFGGDENNITLFGQSAGAITIGMFMTSPLARGLFVRAILQSGSPANLDAEDNSKDFNLSQKISEAVGCASDGNSLKNNPKEILRCLRDKDALELARIELNVSDNPQRGLYPRYGDDILPFNAREALIKGKFENIDILIGNNHDEGSLLITKAMRDTFGLFGEKNPKINKTFGEQIIRNNFKSFADTDAVVNHYLGNLNEDDYDKILYQVHTASGDYARVCPSVYMAESVAKKENTVLYYYFVHRTSSAPWAPWVGVPHSDEIQYVFGFPLRYPSNYTESEQLLSLQMIKVWTSFAKSGPKDLLKSWPQYTRQHHYYFTFGNSLKYEGTGPHLRNCEFFRPYFGF; translated from the exons ATGCTGCATTTGTTTCTCCTCATCGTCGTTGTTGGTATAATTTCCGGACAGAACAATCAGCCGGAAATCAACACACCTTTTGGGAAGATCATCggaaaattggtttatttttacaacattcCAGTAAATACATTTCAAAGCATACCCTATGCTAAACCACCAACGGGCGAGCTTCGCTTCAAAAAACCCCAACCCATAGAACCATGGCGAGAACCTCTTCTTGCTCATAAATTGCCTCCAGGTTGCGTTCAATATTCAGCGAATCCTTCCCAATGGTATGACGATCTACCTGGCAAAACACAGGATTGCTTATACTTGAACATTTGGACACCTCATACTGCCGgattagaagaaaagaaaactgtcaTGTTTTGGATTCACGGTGGAGCTTTCCGAATAGGTTCTAGTCGGCTGGATTATTATGATGGCACTGTCTTAACAGCTTTGGGAGATGTTGTAGTCGTCACGATGAATTATCGCTTAACTGCCGAAGGTTTCTTGTATTCTGGAACTGATGACGCTCCTGGTAATATGG GTTTATTAGATATTTTGGAAGCTTTAAAATGGgttaaatgcaatataaaattctttGGAGGAGATGAAAATAATATCACTCTTTTTGGACAAAGCGCTGGAGCCATAACGATCGGAATGTTCATGACTTCGCCTCTGGCTCGAGGCCTTTTTGTTCGGGCCATTTTACAAAGTGGATCACCAGCAAATCTGGATGCTGAGGACAATagcaaagatttcaatttaagcCAAAAAATATCGGAAGCTGTGGGTTGCGCATCTGATGGAAATTCGCTGAAAAACAATCCTAAAGAAATTTTACGCTGTCTGAGAG ATAAAGATGCCCTAGAACTCGCCAGAATTGAACTAAATGTGAGTGACAATCCTCAACGTGGTCTGTATCCAAGATATGGAGATGATATTTTGCCTTTTAATGCTCGTGAAGCTCTAATCaaaggcaaatttgaaaatattgatatccTTATCGGTAATAATCATGATGAAGGTTCACTTTTGATTACTAAAGCAATGAGAGATACATTTGGACTTTTCGGTGAAAAGAATCCCAAGATCAATAAGACGTTCGGTgaacaaataataagaaataatttcaaaagttttgcaGATACAGATGCGGTAGTAAACCATTACTTAGGAAACTTAAATGAAGATGACTATGACAAAATCCTTTATCAG gtGCACACAGCAAGTGGGGACTATGCAAGAGTATGCCCATCAGTTTACATGGCTGAAAGCGTTGCTAAGAAAGAAAATACAGTGCTATACTATTATTTCGTCCATAGAACATCCTCTGCACCTTGGGCACCTTGGGTGGGTGTCCCGCATTCCGATGAAATTCAGTACGTCTTTGGGTTCCCATTGAGATATCCGTCTAATTATACTGAAAGTGAACAACTTTTGAGCCTTCAAATGATTAAAGTGTGGACATCTTTCGCCAAAAGTGG GCCGAAGGATCTATTGAAATCCTGGCCGCAATATACAAGACAGCATCATTATTACTTTACTTTTGGTAACAGCCTAAAATATGAAGGAACAGGACCGCATTTAAGAAACTGTGAATTCTTTCGACCTTATTTTGGATTTTGA